The proteins below come from a single Mycobacterium parmense genomic window:
- a CDS encoding beta-ketoacyl [acyl carrier protein] synthase domain-containing protein, which produces MSGDPVVISGLAVEAPGGIDGPSALWSALAESRELIGPFPRDRGWPLEDLLSVSELDGWGPVHDAGGFLDSATTFDPALFGITHREALVMHPQQRVAMRVAWKALENSGVNPAALGGEFVGCFVGMSPMEYGPRAAVADAHSGHRIASLGQLGGAARISHSLGLTGPSISVDTACASSLTAVHMAATAVAADECDWAIAGGVCVMGSPGAFYEFARLNALSDDGHCRAYSEDASGTVWGEGAGMVLVERESRARQLGHPVYGRILAIRTNHNGKGKPILVPRVRAQEQLIRKTLDAAAIDPADVGMIEGHGTGTRAGDPVELLALFKTYGAAGCRAPVGSIKSNLGHPQAASGIMGLIKLLLAGHHGAIPPTLFADNPTTMLDWSITGLRLAAKLQDWAPKDGLRYGAVSSFGAGGANAHALIAMPVDP; this is translated from the coding sequence GTGAGCGGCGATCCGGTCGTCATCTCCGGGCTGGCGGTCGAGGCGCCGGGGGGCATCGACGGGCCCAGCGCCCTGTGGTCGGCGCTCGCCGAATCCCGGGAGCTCATCGGCCCCTTCCCGCGCGACCGCGGCTGGCCGCTGGAAGACCTGCTGTCGGTGTCGGAGCTGGACGGCTGGGGGCCGGTGCACGACGCGGGCGGATTCCTGGACAGCGCAACCACGTTCGACCCCGCCCTGTTCGGTATCACCCATCGCGAGGCGCTGGTGATGCATCCCCAGCAGCGGGTCGCGATGCGGGTGGCCTGGAAGGCGTTGGAGAACTCGGGCGTCAATCCCGCCGCGCTGGGCGGGGAATTCGTCGGCTGCTTCGTCGGGATGTCGCCGATGGAGTACGGGCCGCGCGCCGCGGTGGCCGACGCCCACAGCGGACACCGCATCGCCAGCCTGGGCCAGCTGGGCGGCGCGGCCCGGATCTCGCACAGCCTCGGGCTGACCGGCCCGTCCATCAGCGTCGACACGGCGTGCGCGTCCTCGCTGACCGCGGTGCACATGGCCGCCACCGCGGTGGCGGCCGACGAATGCGACTGGGCGATCGCCGGCGGCGTCTGCGTCATGGGCTCCCCCGGGGCCTTCTACGAGTTCGCACGGCTCAACGCGCTGTCCGACGACGGACATTGCCGGGCCTACTCCGAGGACGCCAGCGGCACCGTCTGGGGGGAAGGCGCGGGCATGGTCCTCGTCGAACGGGAATCGCGGGCGCGGCAGCTGGGACATCCCGTCTACGGACGCATCCTGGCGATCCGCACCAACCACAACGGCAAGGGCAAACCGATCCTGGTGCCGCGGGTGCGCGCCCAGGAGCAGCTCATCCGCAAGACGCTGGACGCGGCCGCGATCGACCCGGCCGACGTGGGCATGATCGAGGGGCACGGCACCGGGACCCGCGCGGGCGACCCGGTGGAACTGCTCGCCCTGTTCAAGACCTACGGGGCCGCGGGATGCCGGGCGCCGGTGGGTTCGATCAAGTCCAACCTCGGGCATCCGCAGGCGGCCTCCGGGATCATGGGACTGATCAAACTGCTGCTCGCCGGCCACCACGGCGCCATCCCCCCAACGCTTTTCGCGGACAACCCGACGACCATGCTGGACTGGAGCATCACGGGCCTGCGCCTGGCGGCGAAGCTGCAGGACTGGGCGCCGAAAGACGGTCTGCGCTACGGCGCCGTCTCGTCCTTCGGCGCCGGGGGGGCCAACGCGCACGCACTCATCGCCATGCCCGTCGACCCGTGA
- the nbtC gene encoding nocobactin polyketide synthase NbtC, which translates to MTPATYRLPDGTVPVLLTSDTPESLRREAAAVLDYAGRHPDVTPQAIATMLFRTRAARRHRALAMVSGRDELVAALRAVADSREHPAVVRSGTPATARRLAYVFPGQGAQRPGMGRRYYESVPAFRAEADRCAATFESLFGWSPLEYLLDESLTDDDSAGTVQPALFTMMAALAAMWRSFGVAPKVVLGHSQGEVAAAYVSGAVTLPDAVRVIATRARAADEFGSGDYAMAVVATNRDGCEDALARCAGWAQLSVVNSPNLVGISGDRETVCDVVDAFADQDTFARVIRVSYPAHTSLIHELADKVRAITELQNPSFLDTEIACIGTTLGGPIAKDIPVTQYWFLNLRNTVRFDKAVAAAVSLGVDTFVELADHPTLQLAVQDNLAALDAADPEAQHPAMVIGTSERTAAGLGEFTRNLALLAVHDHDFDWDRLRIDSEGPDPRPLRDFPNTVMNETKLWLPYDEVLPRRVRPAAAADEPVAAAEAAGPKLLAEEWVRLSHRSLLAPRTIGIVDHTGACAGLAGALCAAAGDIGATARPVDIETGGTTEGLDTLVILVPPSPELDVSAAADAVATFFAERAWWPGLTETITECWLVTVGAEAVAGDPPPDPVHAAASAGFRCIGAEHPGVRFRHLDLDAAAMSPAAAVTVLTSLHTAGESELALRGGGLYAKRVVQQRLPPQTAYGAAPDHVLIIGGTGNLGLEFCDHFARRQARRITLVSRSGGGRAVADRLRRIGAQTPTRIEVTRCDVADPAAVAALADRHRDTPADLIVHAAVGYSGAELDHLAAATMKDALRAKVVGLERVLATFPRTDDCRVVLCSSIAANVGGRGLIAYAAANRMLDAMAQRLRVDGVDCVSVQWGQWAVTFVPDSPGTAQLSVTGLYPMTSPDALGLGMADHHGNVVVAAFDLDRARSVLETCGRASLLSALASPDDMPDHEPAVPAADVEPSQRLVKLVAQAIGVERTETIDAEAPMVAIGLDSLQALELRRRVKLEFGHDLEVADLLGGASIADVAARLRS; encoded by the coding sequence GTGACACCTGCGACCTACCGGCTCCCGGACGGCACCGTCCCGGTCCTGTTGACCTCGGACACCCCGGAGTCGCTGCGCCGCGAGGCCGCGGCCGTCCTGGACTATGCGGGACGGCATCCCGACGTGACGCCGCAGGCGATCGCGACGATGCTGTTCCGCACGCGGGCGGCCCGCCGGCACCGGGCCCTGGCCATGGTCTCCGGCCGCGACGAGCTGGTTGCCGCGCTGCGGGCGGTGGCCGACTCCCGGGAGCACCCGGCCGTGGTTCGCAGCGGCACGCCGGCCACCGCGCGCAGACTCGCGTACGTGTTCCCCGGGCAGGGCGCCCAGCGCCCCGGCATGGGTCGGCGCTACTACGAATCGGTTCCGGCGTTTCGGGCCGAGGCCGACCGCTGCGCCGCCACTTTCGAGAGCCTGTTCGGCTGGTCGCCATTGGAATACCTTCTCGACGAGTCGCTCACGGACGACGACAGCGCCGGCACGGTCCAGCCGGCGTTGTTCACGATGATGGCGGCCCTGGCGGCGATGTGGCGCTCGTTCGGCGTCGCGCCGAAGGTCGTCCTCGGGCACAGCCAGGGGGAGGTCGCGGCCGCCTACGTGTCCGGCGCCGTCACACTGCCCGACGCGGTCCGCGTCATCGCGACACGGGCACGTGCCGCCGACGAGTTCGGCTCCGGCGACTACGCGATGGCCGTCGTCGCCACCAACCGCGACGGCTGCGAGGACGCGCTGGCGCGATGCGCCGGCTGGGCGCAGCTCTCCGTCGTCAACTCGCCGAACCTGGTGGGGATCTCCGGTGACCGGGAAACGGTGTGCGACGTCGTCGACGCGTTCGCCGACCAGGACACCTTCGCCCGCGTCATCCGGGTCAGCTACCCGGCCCACACCAGCCTGATCCACGAGCTCGCCGACAAGGTCCGCGCGATCACCGAACTGCAAAACCCGAGTTTTCTCGACACCGAGATCGCCTGTATCGGAACGACGCTCGGCGGGCCGATCGCCAAAGACATCCCGGTGACGCAGTACTGGTTCTTGAACCTGCGCAACACGGTCCGGTTCGACAAGGCGGTCGCGGCCGCGGTGTCGCTCGGCGTCGACACCTTCGTCGAACTGGCCGATCACCCCACCCTGCAGCTGGCCGTGCAGGACAACCTCGCGGCGCTGGACGCCGCGGACCCCGAAGCCCAACACCCGGCCATGGTCATCGGCACATCCGAGCGGACCGCAGCCGGTCTCGGCGAGTTCACCCGCAATCTGGCGCTGCTGGCCGTGCACGATCACGACTTCGACTGGGACCGCCTGCGCATCGACTCCGAGGGCCCCGACCCGCGGCCGTTGCGCGACTTCCCCAACACCGTCATGAACGAGACCAAGCTGTGGCTGCCCTACGACGAGGTCCTGCCGCGGCGCGTGAGGCCGGCGGCCGCGGCGGACGAGCCGGTCGCGGCGGCCGAAGCTGCGGGGCCAAAGCTGCTCGCCGAAGAGTGGGTTCGGCTTTCGCACCGCTCCCTGCTTGCGCCGCGAACCATCGGGATCGTCGACCACACCGGGGCCTGCGCCGGGCTGGCCGGCGCCCTGTGCGCCGCCGCCGGGGACATCGGCGCCACGGCCCGTCCCGTCGACATCGAAACTGGGGGTACCACAGAGGGTCTGGACACCCTGGTCATCCTGGTTCCGCCGTCACCGGAGCTCGACGTCTCGGCCGCGGCGGACGCGGTGGCGACGTTCTTCGCCGAACGCGCGTGGTGGCCGGGGCTGACCGAGACGATCACCGAATGCTGGCTGGTGACGGTGGGCGCCGAGGCCGTCGCCGGCGATCCGCCGCCGGATCCGGTGCACGCCGCCGCGAGCGCGGGCTTTCGGTGCATCGGCGCCGAACACCCGGGCGTGCGTTTCCGGCACCTCGATCTGGATGCCGCGGCGATGTCGCCCGCTGCCGCGGTCACCGTCCTCACCTCGCTGCACACCGCCGGCGAGTCGGAGCTGGCACTGCGCGGCGGCGGCCTGTACGCCAAACGCGTTGTGCAACAGCGGCTGCCCCCGCAAACCGCGTACGGCGCTGCGCCCGACCATGTGCTGATCATCGGTGGGACCGGGAACCTGGGCCTCGAGTTCTGTGACCACTTCGCCCGCCGCCAGGCGCGGCGAATCACCCTGGTGAGCCGGTCGGGTGGGGGCCGGGCGGTCGCGGACCGGCTGCGGCGGATCGGTGCGCAGACCCCGACACGCATCGAGGTGACCCGGTGCGACGTGGCCGACCCGGCGGCTGTGGCGGCGTTGGCCGACCGGCACCGCGACACGCCGGCCGACCTGATCGTCCATGCGGCAGTGGGCTATTCGGGCGCGGAGCTGGACCACCTCGCCGCCGCCACGATGAAAGACGCCCTGCGCGCCAAGGTCGTCGGCCTCGAGCGGGTGTTGGCGACGTTCCCGCGCACCGACGACTGCCGCGTCGTCCTGTGTTCCTCGATCGCGGCTAACGTCGGTGGCCGCGGGCTGATCGCCTACGCCGCGGCCAACCGGATGCTCGACGCCATGGCGCAGCGGCTGCGGGTCGACGGTGTGGACTGCGTCTCGGTGCAGTGGGGGCAGTGGGCGGTCACCTTCGTCCCCGATTCCCCCGGCACCGCGCAGCTGTCGGTGACGGGCTTGTACCCGATGACGTCCCCCGACGCGCTGGGACTGGGAATGGCCGATCACCACGGCAATGTCGTGGTGGCGGCCTTCGATCTGGACCGGGCCCGGTCGGTGCTCGAGACGTGCGGGCGCGCCTCGTTGCTGTCCGCACTGGCGTCCCCGGACGACATGCCCGACCACGAGCCGGCCGTCCCGGCCGCGGACGTCGAGCCGTCGCAGCGGTTGGTGAAGCTGGTCGCTCAGGCCATCGGTGTCGAGCGCACGGAGACGATCGACGCGGAAGCCCCCATGGTGGCGATCGGCCTGGATTCGTTGCAGGCGCTGGAATTACGCCGCCGCGTCAAGCTCGAATTCGGCCACGACCTCGAGGTCGCCGACCTGCTCGGCGGCGCGTCCATCGCGGACGTCGCCGCACGGCTACGGAGCTGA
- a CDS encoding FMN-binding glutamate synthase family protein, protein MIRFGSVAGLAVVAVGSACLALEGSWAWWIPAVTVGALAALGVYDLAQRKHAVLRNYPVLGHMRYLAEDIRPELQQYFIERNFDGRPFDRDVRALIYERAKGTAAELSFGTERDIREIGYEYLIHSVAPIDSPPEPPRVRIGGPDCRQPYHIALMNVSSMSFGALSGNALRALNNGARRGGFAHDTGEGGLTPYHLGGADLVWEIGSGYFGTRTKDGSFDPGQFREKAAHDAVKCISIKLSQGAKPGLGGVLPAAKVTQEIADYRGVPVGEKCVSPAAHSAFGTPRELVHFIARLRELADGKPVGFKLCVGSRIDVLAICKAMIAENVTPDFIIVDGAEGGTAAAPLEYEDNVGLPLTDGLMTVHNALVGTGLRDVIRIGASGKIATGTDIVKRLIQGADYTNSARSMMMALGCIQAQRCHTNECPVGVATQDPRRARALDVADKSERVYRYQHATVAEAMRLMASLGVDDPALLSPHMLRKRITATEHRSYAELYTWLPSRALLDDAAPDWRCDWTAADPDSFAPAGLARHG, encoded by the coding sequence GTGATTCGATTCGGCAGCGTTGCCGGGCTGGCCGTCGTGGCCGTCGGGTCGGCGTGCCTGGCGCTGGAGGGGTCGTGGGCCTGGTGGATTCCGGCGGTGACGGTCGGAGCGCTCGCCGCGCTCGGTGTCTACGATCTGGCGCAACGCAAGCACGCGGTGTTGCGCAACTACCCGGTGCTGGGCCACATGCGCTACCTGGCGGAGGACATCCGCCCCGAGCTGCAGCAGTACTTCATCGAGCGCAACTTCGACGGGCGACCGTTCGACCGCGACGTGCGCGCTTTGATCTACGAACGGGCCAAGGGCACCGCAGCCGAGCTGTCGTTCGGTACCGAACGTGATATCCGCGAGATCGGCTACGAATATCTCATCCATTCGGTCGCGCCGATCGACTCTCCACCGGAACCGCCCCGGGTTCGCATCGGGGGCCCGGATTGCCGTCAGCCTTATCACATCGCGCTGATGAATGTGTCATCGATGAGCTTTGGCGCCTTGTCCGGCAACGCATTACGAGCACTCAACAACGGCGCGCGTCGCGGCGGGTTCGCTCACGACACCGGTGAGGGCGGCTTGACCCCCTACCACCTGGGGGGCGCGGACCTGGTCTGGGAGATCGGGTCCGGCTATTTCGGCACCCGGACCAAGGACGGCAGTTTCGATCCCGGCCAGTTCCGGGAGAAGGCGGCCCACGACGCGGTCAAGTGCATTTCCATCAAGCTCAGCCAGGGCGCGAAGCCGGGCCTCGGCGGAGTGCTGCCGGCGGCCAAGGTCACTCAGGAGATCGCCGATTACCGCGGCGTTCCGGTGGGCGAGAAATGCGTCAGCCCGGCCGCCCATTCGGCTTTCGGCACACCCCGCGAGTTGGTGCACTTCATCGCCCGCCTGCGTGAACTCGCCGACGGGAAGCCCGTCGGGTTCAAGCTCTGCGTGGGCTCGAGGATCGACGTGCTCGCGATCTGCAAGGCCATGATCGCCGAGAACGTCACGCCGGACTTCATCATCGTCGACGGCGCCGAGGGAGGGACGGCCGCGGCCCCGCTGGAGTACGAGGACAACGTCGGGCTGCCCCTGACCGACGGGCTGATGACCGTGCACAACGCCTTGGTGGGAACCGGCCTTCGCGACGTGATCAGAATCGGCGCCAGCGGCAAGATCGCCACGGGCACCGACATCGTCAAACGGCTCATTCAGGGAGCGGACTATACCAATTCGGCACGCTCGATGATGATGGCGCTCGGTTGCATTCAAGCCCAGCGGTGTCACACCAATGAGTGCCCCGTCGGGGTCGCGACCCAGGACCCGCGACGCGCACGCGCTCTCGACGTTGCCGACAAGAGCGAGCGGGTCTACCGCTACCAACACGCCACGGTCGCCGAAGCGATGCGGCTGATGGCCTCGCTGGGGGTCGACGACCCCGCCCTGCTTTCGCCGCACATGCTGCGCAAGAGGATCACGGCCACCGAGCACCGTTCGTACGCCGAGCTTTACACGTGGCTTCCGTCCCGCGCGCTGCTCGACGATGCGGCGCCCGACTGGCGCTGTGATTGGACGGCCGCCGATCCCGATTCGTTCGCGCCCGCCGGCCTGGCTCGGCACGGTTGA
- a CDS encoding thioesterase II family protein, with the protein MPRTLGWIRQFHQPDSPESPPLLVFPHAGAGASAYREFSKVLSKKFRVLVFQYPGRQDRAGEPLLGTLPDIAAGAFAEFAASEHNRGVPLVVFGHSMGAMVAFEFVRIAEARRVGVRQLNVSATVAPCHAAGKPSHPTDDDDELLDHLLRLEGTDTNVMANRELMKLTLPVVRADFKAFDAYSCGEDVKVAAPIHAMGGDQDPYVTLGDLYAWGKHTGAVTVTMFDGGHFYLNQHVEAIADLLTSCSPCGQTA; encoded by the coding sequence ATGCCGCGCACACTCGGGTGGATCAGACAGTTCCACCAGCCGGATTCGCCCGAGAGCCCTCCGCTGCTGGTTTTCCCGCACGCCGGGGCCGGCGCGTCCGCCTACCGCGAGTTCTCGAAAGTGCTCAGCAAGAAGTTCCGCGTCCTGGTTTTCCAGTACCCCGGCCGCCAGGACCGCGCGGGGGAGCCGTTGTTGGGGACGCTGCCGGACATCGCGGCCGGCGCCTTCGCCGAATTCGCGGCGTCGGAACACAATCGCGGGGTCCCGCTCGTGGTCTTCGGCCACAGCATGGGGGCGATGGTCGCGTTCGAGTTCGTCCGCATCGCCGAGGCTCGGCGCGTCGGGGTGCGGCAGCTCAACGTGTCGGCGACCGTCGCGCCGTGCCACGCCGCGGGCAAGCCCTCACACCCCACCGATGACGACGACGAACTGCTCGACCATCTCCTGCGACTCGAGGGCACCGACACCAACGTGATGGCGAACCGCGAGCTGATGAAATTGACCCTCCCGGTCGTCCGCGCCGACTTCAAGGCCTTCGACGCCTACTCGTGCGGCGAAGACGTCAAGGTGGCGGCCCCGATTCACGCGATGGGCGGCGACCAGGATCCGTACGTGACGCTCGGCGACCTGTATGCGTGGGGCAAGCACACCGGCGCCGTCACGGTGACCATGTTCGACGGCGGGCACTTCTACCTCAACCAGCATGTCGAGGCGATCGCCGACCTGCTGACCTCGTGCTCGCCGTGCGGTCAGACGGCGTGA
- a CDS encoding (2,3-dihydroxybenzoyl)adenylate synthase codes for MSDRQDTPAPDGVPEVPDNAPPSPDGFLPFPEERAARYRAAGYWTGRTVDSLLRRAAATWPDRVAVVDTVTSHTYRELDELVRRTAGGFAALGIAPTDRVLLQLPNSCRFAVALFGLLRAGAIPVLCLPGHRLAELDRFAQVSGAVGLVITDGSGGFDYRAMAQQLVALHPQLSHVVVDGDPGPFVAWSGLPCGDAPEVTVDTGSPALLLVSGGTTGAPKLIPRTHDDYVYNATASARLCRMTGDDVYLVSLPAAHNFPLACPGLLGAMSVGATTVFGTDPSPEAAFATIERHGVTITALVPALAKLWAQACEWEPVTPKSLRLLQVGGSKLEPDDARRVREALTPGLQQVFGMAEGLLNYTRLDDPPEVLDHTQGRPLCEDDELRIVDDDGRPVARGEQGELLVRGPYTFNGYFRAERDNARCFDNKGFYRSGDLVRRRDDGYLVVTGRVKDVICRAGETISAADLEEQILSHPRVHSAAAVPLPDPLLGEKICAAVVFRGPPMTLPELNAHLDGRGVAAHTRPDVLVAMAALPTTPVGKVDKRAIAGQVSASRP; via the coding sequence ATGTCGGATCGGCAGGACACGCCTGCTCCGGACGGAGTTCCCGAGGTGCCAGATAACGCTCCCCCGTCGCCGGACGGGTTCCTCCCCTTCCCCGAGGAACGGGCCGCCCGCTACCGGGCCGCCGGGTATTGGACCGGCCGCACCGTCGACTCGCTGCTGCGGCGCGCGGCGGCCACGTGGCCCGACCGGGTGGCCGTGGTGGACACCGTCACCAGCCACACCTACCGCGAGCTCGACGAACTGGTGCGGCGGACGGCCGGCGGCTTCGCCGCACTCGGCATCGCACCCACCGACCGGGTGCTGCTGCAACTGCCGAATTCGTGCCGGTTCGCGGTCGCGCTGTTCGGCCTGCTGCGCGCCGGCGCGATCCCGGTGCTGTGCCTGCCGGGCCACCGGCTGGCCGAATTGGACCGCTTCGCGCAGGTCAGCGGCGCGGTCGGATTGGTCATCACGGATGGATCGGGCGGGTTCGACTACCGCGCGATGGCACAGCAGCTGGTGGCGCTGCACCCGCAGCTGAGCCACGTCGTCGTCGACGGTGACCCCGGGCCCTTCGTCGCCTGGTCGGGGCTGCCCTGCGGTGACGCGCCCGAGGTCACCGTCGACACCGGCTCCCCCGCGTTGCTGCTGGTGTCGGGCGGCACCACCGGGGCGCCGAAGCTGATCCCGCGCACCCATGACGACTACGTCTACAACGCCACCGCCAGCGCCCGGCTGTGCCGAATGACCGGCGACGACGTGTATCTCGTGTCCCTGCCCGCCGCACACAACTTCCCGCTGGCCTGTCCCGGCCTGCTCGGTGCGATGAGCGTCGGCGCGACCACCGTGTTCGGCACCGACCCCAGCCCGGAGGCCGCCTTCGCCACCATCGAACGACACGGCGTCACGATCACGGCGCTGGTCCCCGCGCTGGCCAAACTGTGGGCGCAAGCGTGCGAGTGGGAACCGGTGACGCCGAAGTCGTTGCGGCTGTTGCAAGTCGGCGGATCGAAGTTGGAGCCCGACGACGCGCGACGGGTCCGCGAAGCGCTGACGCCGGGCCTGCAACAGGTATTCGGGATGGCCGAGGGCCTGCTGAACTACACCCGTCTCGACGATCCACCCGAGGTACTCGACCACACCCAGGGCCGACCGCTGTGCGAGGACGACGAACTGCGCATCGTCGACGACGACGGCCGACCGGTGGCGCGCGGGGAGCAGGGCGAACTGCTGGTGCGCGGGCCCTACACGTTCAACGGCTACTTCCGCGCCGAACGCGACAACGCGCGCTGCTTCGATAACAAGGGGTTCTATCGCAGCGGCGACCTGGTGCGCCGCCGGGACGACGGCTACCTGGTGGTCACCGGTCGCGTGAAAGACGTCATCTGCCGGGCCGGCGAGACGATCTCCGCGGCGGACCTCGAGGAGCAGATACTGAGCCATCCGCGCGTCCACTCGGCCGCCGCGGTGCCGCTGCCCGACCCCTTACTCGGGGAAAAGATCTGCGCCGCCGTCGTTTTCAGGGGCCCACCAATGACGCTGCCGGAGTTGAACGCCCACCTCGACGGGCGCGGCGTGGCCGCGCACACGCGCCCCGATGTGCTGGTCGCCATGGCGGCCCTGCCCACCACGCCGGTCGGCAAGGTCGACAAGAGGGCTATCGCGGGACAGGTTTCGGCGTCGCGGCCTTGA
- the mbtG gene encoding NADPH-dependent L-lysine N(6)-monooxygenase MbtG, whose amino-acid sequence MSGRLAVVGAGAKAVAVAAKAAVLRDMGVDVPDVVALERSGVAANWRAGGGWTDGRQRLGTSPEKDVGFPYRSGLVPGRDADVDERMMRFSWQSYLVATDQFVGWIDRGRPAPTHESWAGYLRWVADVSGLDVVRGEVVRIEVDESRWILHTREARLAADTVMITGPGQPDRSMLSGDPRVLSIAQFWQRAGGHDRIVADSVAVIGGGETAASILNELFHHRVSAITAISPQATLFTRGEGFFENSLFSDPTGWRSLTQAERRDCIARTDRGVFSARVQESLLADERIKHQRGRVARVADRDNRIWITLRTDNCGEPLETLHRFDLVIDGSGADPLWFLPLLSPAALDVLEVGLGGPVTCERLEESIGPDLAVANVVPRLVLPNLSGVNEGPGFPNLSCLGLLSDRVIGAQLGVAAADRSRKRSGEYQSV is encoded by the coding sequence ATGAGCGGGAGGCTCGCGGTCGTAGGCGCCGGGGCAAAAGCGGTCGCGGTGGCCGCGAAGGCGGCGGTGCTGCGCGACATGGGCGTCGATGTTCCCGACGTGGTGGCGCTCGAACGCTCCGGTGTGGCCGCGAACTGGCGTGCCGGCGGCGGCTGGACGGACGGGCGCCAACGACTGGGCACCAGTCCCGAAAAGGACGTCGGTTTCCCCTACCGGTCCGGCCTGGTGCCCGGCCGCGACGCCGACGTCGACGAACGGATGATGCGGTTCAGCTGGCAGTCCTACCTGGTCGCCACCGACCAGTTCGTCGGCTGGATCGACCGCGGCAGGCCCGCGCCCACGCACGAATCGTGGGCCGGGTACCTGCGCTGGGTCGCCGACGTGTCGGGCCTCGACGTCGTTCGCGGCGAGGTGGTTCGGATCGAGGTGGACGAATCGCGATGGATATTGCACACCCGCGAGGCGAGGCTGGCGGCGGACACGGTGATGATCACCGGCCCGGGCCAGCCGGATCGGTCGATGCTATCCGGCGATCCGCGGGTTTTGTCGATCGCGCAGTTCTGGCAGCGGGCCGGCGGCCACGACCGCATCGTCGCCGACAGTGTCGCGGTCATCGGCGGCGGCGAGACAGCGGCGTCGATCCTCAATGAGCTTTTCCATCACCGGGTTTCGGCGATCACGGCGATATCGCCGCAGGCGACCCTGTTCACTCGCGGCGAGGGTTTCTTCGAGAATTCGCTGTTCTCCGATCCCACCGGGTGGCGTAGCCTGACCCAGGCGGAACGGCGCGACTGCATCGCCCGTACCGACCGGGGCGTGTTCTCCGCGCGGGTCCAGGAGTCGCTGCTGGCCGACGAGCGGATCAAACACCAGCGGGGGCGGGTGGCGCGGGTGGCCGACCGCGACAACCGGATCTGGATCACGTTGCGCACGGACAACTGTGGCGAACCGCTCGAAACGCTGCACCGGTTCGACCTCGTCATCGATGGATCCGGCGCCGACCCGCTGTGGTTCCTGCCGCTGCTGAGTCCCGCCGCGCTCGATGTCCTCGAGGTGGGGCTGGGCGGCCCGGTGACCTGTGAGCGACTGGAGGAATCGATCGGCCCCGACCTGGCCGTGGCCAACGTCGTCCCGCGCCTGGTGCTGCCCAACCTCTCCGGCGTCAACGAGGGCCCGGGATTCCCGAATCTCAGCTGCCTGGGACTGCTGTCCGACCGCGTCATCGGCGCCCAGCTGGGAGTCGCCGCCGCCGACCGGTCGAGGAAGAGAAGCGGTGAGTATCAATCGGTTTGA
- a CDS encoding methionyl-tRNA formyltransferase: protein MRVVSFGFQTWGCRTLQALIELGHEVPLAVTHPASEQPYKAIWSDSVEELARQHGIPVHLTDRVDAETIDVVKRAEPDVVVVNSWYTWMPPELYNLAPHGTLNLHDSLLPKFTGFSPVLWALISGESEFGLTIHRMDDGLDTGDILIQHSLPIGPGDTGTELVNRGMDLIPGALREALSALESGTAVWRPQNKAQRTYFHKRSQRDSLIDWSWPAEDLERFVRALSDPYPRPFSFYRGERIEVLGARVSEARYGGTPGRVVVQEGGGVVVCGPDAHRGGNRGLVITQVRSADGTTRRGEEFFARGGYLGGRSEPGGLGGLSGRTEG, encoded by the coding sequence ATGCGCGTCGTGTCGTTCGGTTTTCAGACCTGGGGGTGCAGGACGCTGCAGGCGCTCATCGAGCTGGGTCACGAGGTGCCGCTCGCGGTCACCCACCCGGCCAGCGAACAGCCGTACAAGGCCATCTGGTCCGACTCGGTCGAGGAACTCGCCAGACAGCACGGCATCCCGGTGCACCTCACCGACCGGGTCGACGCCGAGACCATCGACGTGGTCAAGCGCGCCGAGCCCGACGTCGTCGTCGTGAACAGCTGGTACACCTGGATGCCGCCGGAGCTGTACAACCTCGCGCCGCACGGGACGCTGAACCTGCACGACTCGCTGCTGCCGAAGTTCACCGGATTCTCCCCGGTCCTGTGGGCGTTGATCAGCGGCGAATCCGAGTTCGGGCTGACGATCCACCGGATGGACGACGGGCTGGACACCGGGGACATCCTGATCCAGCATTCACTGCCGATCGGTCCGGGTGACACCGGCACGGAGCTGGTCAACCGCGGCATGGACCTGATCCCCGGGGCGCTGCGCGAGGCGCTGAGCGCGCTGGAGTCCGGCACCGCAGTCTGGCGGCCCCAGAACAAGGCGCAACGCACGTACTTCCACAAGCGTTCCCAACGCGACAGCCTGATCGACTGGAGCTGGCCGGCCGAGGATCTCGAGCGGTTCGTGCGCGCACTGTCCGATCCCTACCCACGCCCCTTCAGCTTCTACCGGGGCGAGCGGATCGAGGTGCTAGGGGCTCGGGTCTCCGAAGCGCGCTACGGCGGGACCCCGGGGCGGGTCGTCGTCCAGGAGGGCGGCGGCGTGGTGGTATGCGGCCCAGACGCGCATCGGGGCGGCAACCGCGGCCTGGTCATCACGCAGGTTCGTTCCGCCGACGGTACAACGCGCCGCGGCGAGGAGTTCTTCGCGCGGGGCGGCTATCTCGGTGGGCGCAGCGAACCGGGCGGGCTCGGCGGGCTCAGTGGGCGAACCGAAGGATAG